gctaaaataaaactaccgctaaaataaaactaccactaaaataagtacgtttacagtatTTCATTCTATTTTCTGTTCCACCGGTTGCTTCTTCTGTTGATCAACAGTATCATGCGTTGCATTTGGTACAACTGAAGGCCTCAGGATCATGAAAAAATCTTTAGTCCAAAActgtttagacttagccaattaaatatgacgttacaaaaCGTGACGTCATTTCTGactggctaagtctaaacttaagtctaaaattgtttcatgatcttggAGCATGGACATTATCAATTATCCTTATATCATTTGCAGACGTTAACGTTTAAAATATCCTAACACAATGTGGTTTATAACATAAAGGTATGGTTTGTTGTACTGAATCAAATAGACCGCCCATAAAACGCATGAAAAAGGTTGTATGAGCGCTAGAAAACGTCCAACATACGGTGTATAGTCTTCAATATCGTCCCATGTGACGTAGTGTATGCTTGTTTATCATTGCTGTATCAATCCTCAGTTTACTTTGAGGAGCTATAATGTTAAAACAAGTTTTGATATGTGATATGGATCATTTGGTCAGGCGACAATGTCATTTTATTTGCTATAGTTTTTGTAATAAACAAGAAACTACAGCTTAGTGCACCAATCAATGTTTAATAATTTCATAAGTTGTACAGGTCATTCAAAGAAAACAAGAGCAGGAGTCAGTGTGATTTAATAACCTGAAAAAAAGAATGCAAACTTATAAATGATAGGATATTTGCAATGGATGAGGCTGATGTATTGTGcacatgtaatacatgtactaaacTTCGAATAAGTTACAAGGAATATACTTTGATTTGTCTTCAAAATAATTGTgaacatgtaatatattttcgAATAAAACTGTATTTTTTAAGACGACTGAAAAAGATAGGAGGAAAAGTAAATGGATTTATTAGTTATATTATATCTAAAGACctatttcaaaataatcatGTTATACTACAATATTGCATGACAAAATTACCTTTTCCGCCAATTCCACCTTGACCGCCCATTCCACCGAAACCGGCATTGCCGCCTCCCATTCCTCCGAAACCGGTATTGCCGCCTCCCATTCCTCCGAAACCTCCCATACCACTGCCCATTCCTCCGAATCCACCTTTTCCGCCGCCCATTCCGCCGAAACCTCCCATTCCACCGAATCCGCCTGGACCTCCGCCCATTCCACCTCCCATGCCGCCGAATCCGCCCATTCCGCCGAACCCACCTTTACTTCCGCCCATTCCTCCGCCCATACCGCCGAATCCGCCTGCGTTCATTCCGCCTCCCATTCCTCCGGTACCGCCCATACTTCCGGCACCACCTCCGTATCCTGTGAGCACACAGAAAAGTGTTTATCAGTGATTAAATATGTTGATATGTTACTTTATACACTTAAAGGCCCTTTTGTTTTGCCGAActatttttttcctattttacTAATTTCCAATTTACATCCCTTAAACATATCGAGAAATCCCGAACTAATGTTGTACTCTCCGTATGTGGAAAATCACACACGAGGTCAAGTTTGTATTACTTCTATGTTCTTTTACttcaaatatattaatgaatACACTGATATATCTTACAtgtaaaattttctaaaatgacgATATCAAAACTACATGAAGTCTTTAAATCAACTAAGATAAATCGCCCGATATGGATAGCAAGTAACGCatcaaattgtttaaaatgtctttgcattgattttttttgcaattcACAGTTAATGTCATCATTATGACTTACCGGCTGCGCTGACAGCAGCAATAAGACAAGCAGCAAGACAGATGTAGGCGTTCATCTTGAGGAGGATCTATAAACAAATCGGATAACAACACATACAAGATAATAACAAATAATACAATTTGGATATTTCAATCATTAAACAACtacaaaaaattaattaacCTTGGAGTTGTTATATTTCGCGGGgaataattttgtgattttctcCTTGAAGCTACTTTGCGTAGAGATATTAGGGCTtggtcattttttatatatcatacaggttATCTTCCTTTGCAATCGTTAGTTTTATgagtaaatatttaattttacgaAAAATACTTGTGTTGCAAGTATAGCGAAATTTAACTCCCGCGAATAAAATATTGTACTACGATTGTCCCAATGTTAAAGAGCTTAGTGTTATTTCATTTAGAATGATACCTGATATTGCAATCATACAAACACTTTTGAGAAAATACTaacttaaatgaaaatatatgtttcttttattttaataacttAACATCAAATcttcaaattaattatttaatttcagaaaaaaatgaataaacttACACGAAGAATTTAACAGAATGACACTAGGACAGTATTTACAATTAATACGAAAGTGATGTATAAGTTATCGACACTTTGGTCATTGTGTTACTGACAAAACTTAAAAGCACAAAACAATTGTGTTCCTAATATATTTGACGAGATTTACGAAACACAATATGTGTAGACTTACCTTTAAGATCTGGAGAGTCTTGAGCTGACGGTGGAAGGTGTAAGAAAGATATGGTGATTTGGTAGTTCTGTCAGCCCTTATTTATACAGGTTTCAGCGGAAGCTTCGTCACTACAAAAATGTTAGGAAATACATCATTGATAGGTAACATAAATTACCCCCTATTGAAGTGGTCgtatattgttttaataccTCTATCTAGAGTGATCCTTGTGTAAGAGTCAGGTAAACTGCACACAAAGCCACACCACGTATTTACAAATGTGCATTGTACTTTGAAGTCGCCCACTATATTGTCATGTCCTGTGTACGTGTCGGTGTATAGTGTAACCTTATTGAAAAAGTTTTGATTAAAAGGGTTGTCTGTGTAAAATTGAGTAATACATTAAAACATGGTTATGTTACCTGTTACACGGAAGTTACGTACAGTTTATTGATCATTAATGTTCTATCAATGGATATCGGGTGATTATTGATAAAGGCCTCTctaattcaaatgaaaattaattttaataaagatATAGTACTGTCGTGTTTGTTTCCTATTTAATGTGGGTACGATTGTGCGGAATACCTTGCTAACAGAAAAGAagtatgtgatttttttttctaaagataCTCCcccgctgacaaattgtatttttctctgtcaaaacaggagcagacgaattagtatttttcttcagttacaaaagttgtttttttgtaattgttttattttttgcaaCAGCAGCAGTAATATATACAGACAAAAAcagtttaattaattatttttcaattacatAGCTTATCATAATGATATTCCTTTTAATCATGCACCTTCTttcttatcatcattatcattctcACCAGATTTTCATTCACATTTAAAAGTTCATCCTCATCAGTCACAATTGATCCTCATCAACACACTCAAAATTATCATTCTCATAAGTCATATCCATTCATCATCACCAATCAAATCCTTTCATCATTTACATTTACTCATAATTTTTACAGTAATTCATCGTTTTCATCactcatcttcatcatcatggCCACCCATCACCAATGCTGtaatcattcatcatcatcctcatcatctttattatcatctcatcatcattatcattcatcATCCTTATCATTCATAATCTTAATCATTCATAATCTTAATCATtcatatcatcattatcattcatcAGCATCATCATATATAACTCATCCTCATTTTCATAATCACTGATCATTATCATAGGTCCTTTCAAATCTTCCTTAGTAATATTAATGatcataattaattaaatacataattgAGCTGTTGGTATAAATTAGGGCATCACACAGCATTCATATCACTTACACCACATGCACGCACCTACTCGCGCATAcatatattctatttttctcacaaacaataaaagtcCTCATTTACATATTCATCTTTActcacatacatacaaaatTGTACACATTAGAAGAAACAAGAAAaggaaaaagagaaataaaGTAGTAAACAATAAATCGAGAGAGAAAGGAAGAGAACAGAGATAAAAGAGAAAGAGACTGGGCtagagacaaaaaaaaaaaacccaaaaaacctTGATATTTTTCCATTAATGTGGCATTTATGCTCGGTGAACATGAGTTTACTTGGAATTGTTGAGAAGTATGTGTTAGAATTTTAAGAGATCAATAATAATCAAGCTTATGACTCTGCCTGCccttatatattacaattatgcAATAGTATGTACCGGTATAAGTATatattcatacaaaaaaaatatttacaggaAATCAATGTGCTTATTTCATGAGTTTTTCCCATTTCCTc
The Argopecten irradians isolate NY chromosome 9, Ai_NY, whole genome shotgun sequence DNA segment above includes these coding regions:
- the LOC138330982 gene encoding ctenidin-1-like, whose amino-acid sequence is MNAYICLAACLIAAVSAAGYGGGAGSMGGTGGMGGGMNAGGFGGMGGGMGGSKGGFGGMGGFGGMGGGMGGGPGGFGGMGGFGGMGGGKGGFGGMGSGMGGFGGMGGGNTGFGGMGGGNAGFGGMGGQGGIGGKGY